The sequence TCGATTTGTTGTCCTTGAAAGTTGGTGATGACTTGGGATGATTCTGCACCTAGTGTGTTGTCGGGGACAATGTTACTGGTCTGTGCTTGGGTTTTGGCTATGAAGAGACTGATGCTGGAGGTGCTGATTAAGCTTGCTAATGCTAACTGTAAGGCGTATTTTCTCTTCATGGGATGCAATTTCCTGGGGATGATTTGAGTATCTAATTAATCTGTGTTTTTCCGCAATGTTTACAGTAAATATTCATTTATGTGATCATGGCAATACAGTTTTCTGCACATTTGCTGCAGGGGATGGGGGGATGGGGTGATGGGGTGATCATTGGTGTCAACTTCAGCTAAAAATAACCTCACCATTAGCTTCATGACCCGCCGTGAACTTAAGTTCACGTCTCATAGCGAAAGTCTACTGAAGTAGACTGAGGATTTTTGGGCATATTTAGTCATCTTGAGATGACTTCAGCTATGAGCAAGGAAATTCATTTCCTTGCGGGACATGGATTTTACGTATTTCTGAACTTGTTAGCAAACAACTGTGTTGTCAACCAAGGAACATTTGTGGTCAACCCAGGAACATTTGTTGCGAACCAAGGAACATTTGTTGCAAACCAAGGAACATTTGTGGTCAACCAAGGAACATTTGTGGTCAACCAAGGAACATTTGTTGCAAACCAAGGAACATTTGTTGCAAACCAAGGAACATTTGTTGCAAACCAAGGAACATTTGTTGCAAACCAAGGAACATTTGCGGTCAACCAAGGAACATTTGTGGTCAACCAAGGAACTTGTTTAATTAACAATCAATCTTCACCCCATCCCCCCATCCCCCCATTCCCAACTTCCACAAGTAATATCTATGATCTAATGATGGCAATACAGTTTTCTGCACAAATGCGATCGCTTTTATGAACTTCCCTGGTGTTAATACTGCACACAAGCAAGCAGAAAAGACGGCTGTGTGACTGGGAAATGTCGGATAAACCACGGACTTCGCCTTATGCTTTTCAAGGACACGGCGAAAGTGCTTTGGAATGGTTAGCGACAGCAAGAGCAGTTTCTGGTTTGGGTATTATTACTGAGGTGATGGATGGAGCGGAGTTAGAAATGGTGGCGTCGGTTGCAGATATCTTGCAAATTGGCGCCCGCAACATGCAAAACTTTTCTCTGTTGAAAAAAGTCGGCGCGACGAATAAACCTGTGTTGCTCAAACGTGGGGCGTCAGCGACGATTGAAGATTGGTTGATGTCTGCGGAGTATATTTTAGCGGCGGGAAATCCCCATGTGATTCTCTGCGAACGGGGAATTAGAACTTTTGACCGGGAATATACACGCAATACTTTAGATATATCTGCGGTTCCTGTTTTGCGTAGTTTAACTCATTTGCCAATTGCGGTTGATCCGAGTCATGGTACGGGGAAATCGGAATTTGTTACCCCGATGGCGCTGGGGGCGATCGCTGCTGGTTGTGATGCGCTGATGGTAGAGGTTCACCCTAATCCGCAAAAAGCGCTCTCAGATGGGCCGCAATCGCTCAATTTTGCCGCTTTCGATGATTGCGAATGCTTCTCCTAAAGCCCGCGCTGTGGAGATGGATTGGAATTCTCCTGCTAGTATTGTCTATACTTCTGGGACTACTGGTTTTCCTAAAGGTGCGACTCTTTCTCACGGTAATATCGTTTCTAATATTTCTGCACACAATCGCTGTTGCGGGATGCATCAAAGTGATATCCCTCTTCTGTCACTCTCCATAGATAAAAATCTATAATTTTTACTGCATAAGAGTTTCAGGATAAAACAATGATAATGCTTATCATATTAGAAAATAAAGTCACAAACCCAGTCCCAGTCAGAGTTTTAAACATTGCTTTTGATTTGTGTTTCCGGAGAGTGACAAAAGCGGGATATTGAAGCAAAAGGAGAACAATCATGATTTTACAACCAGTTGGCATTCGAGCGATCGCGCTGAATTTTCCCCGCACCATCCGCACCAATGATTATTACCGTCAGAATTTCCCCCAGTTGGTCGCGGAAACGGACAATTAACCTCAATCCCTTCTACGCCAATATCGGCCAGACTTTCCCCGTCGCCAACCTCTACCACGCCGCCCAAGCAGGTAAAATCCGGGAAAATGATTTAGTTCTCGTTTATACGATGGGTTCCTCTTCCAACGCTGGTGCTAGCGTCATGCGTTGGGGTGATGTCGCCTTGGGAACCCCACCCGCACCCCCTCGGAGCCTTGCTCTACACAATCAGAAAAGTTTCATGAGTGCTGAAAAATCTGGGACTAAAGTCCTGACTGCAAACTAATTCATCTATCAAAATTACGAGGTGTTCGATGAAATTCTGGAAAAAAATATCGGCTGTATTAGTAATAGCGATCGTCCTATTTCTATTCCAAATTACAACAGCCCAAGCCGCAACCTACAAATTTACATTCACAGGTGCAGAAGCCAACGGTTACTTTATTTATGATACCGCTGCCAAAGGAGAAAAAAAATCACCCTACATGACCCAATATTACGGCGGTGGACAAGATTATAAATGTGTCCAGGGCGAATGCAACAGCATGATCAATGGTTTTTAGACTTGATTGAAAATGCTGGCGGAAAATTAATTTTTGCCACTCCAGAAGAACACGACGAAATGATGGTAGTGGTGCAAGCAATTCGCCATTTTGCAACTCTCAATTTAGGTGTTTTTTTAGCAACAGAAAATGTTAATATACAACGGAGTTTAGATTTTTCTACTCCCCTTTATCAACAAGAAATTAGTATCATTAGCCGCCTAATTGCTCAATCTGCGCCGATGGTTGCAGATATCATGCTGGCTACACAATCACGACGGGAGGCGATCGCTCGACTAGCAGACACAACCAATAGACTAGCGCAGTTAGTCACACAAGGAAATCGAGACGCACTAATTTCGGAGTTACAAAAGTTACAAAGCTTTTTTGCAGCCGCAGTCGGTGACAGCTTTTATCGCCCCAGCACAACCCATACACCTATCAAACAAGTCCAACTTATGAAACCAAAATCAGATGTACCCATTGAGGCGTTGAGGCGAATTCTGTTGATGTTACGGAAATATCCAGTGATGGTATTGGGAGCGATCGCTAGTTTATTAATGCTGACAGGTAGTAATATTTTAGCCCCCCAACTGATTCGCTGGGGAATCGACGCAGGTATCGCTAAAAATAACTTACAAGTAATTGTCAGTTGCGGGGGATTAATTATTTTAGTGGCTTTGATTCGGGGATTATTCAATTTTGGACAAAGTTTTTTAGCAGAAACTGTATCCCAAAGTATTGCTTATGACCTGAGAAATACATTTTTTAGTCAAACCCAATATCTAAGTTTAAGTTACCATGACCGCACCCCCACATCACAACTACTCACCCGTATTAATAATGATATCGAGCAAATTCGCGTCTTTATTGGTGCAACTATTTTACAAATTTTTGGAGCAGCGATCGTTTTATGCAGTAGTGTGACAATTCTGCTATTGATGAATTGGAAATTGACATTAATAGCCTTAGTAATCATCCCCATTTCTTTTACTATATTAGGTGGATTTTTTCGGAAAAATGCTTACCTGTTTAGGAATGCACAGCAGCAATTAGAAGAATTAAATGCAGTTTTAAAAGAAAATTTACTCGGCGTCCGTGCAGTCAAAGCTTTTGTCCGCCAGGAAACAGAAATCAAACGCTATGCTGTTGCTAACGAAGATTTCCGCACCACAAGTATCAAAACAATTTATGCGCTGCGAGACACATTTCCCATAATTTTCCTCACTAGCAATTTAATCGCCGTTGTCATTTTTGGTTACGGCGGTTTAGAAGTAATCAGCCGCAGCTTTTCTATCGGGGAATTGGTCGCTTTTAATGCCTATTTAGTCTTTATTATCCAGCCAATTTTTCAAACAACCTTCGCATTCCAATCTGTTGCTCAAGCCGCCGCCTCAGCCGCTAGAGTGTATGAGGTGATAGATGCAGAAATTGAGGTGAGAGAAGCACCAGATGCAATTTATTTACAAAAATGTGCAGGTAAAATTTCTTTTAAAAACGTTGATTTTCGATATCCAGAAGTTAAAGAAAACACCTTAAATAACATTTATTTAGAAATTCTTCCAGGACAAACAGTGGCAATTTTGGGGATGACGGGAGCAGGTAAAAGCACGATCGCTAAATTAATTCCTCGCTTTTATGATGCGACTCAGGGAATAGTTAAAGTAGATGATTATGATGTCCGTTCTTTAAATTTGAATAGCTTACGTTCCCATATTGGTTTTATTTCCCAAGAAGCAAGTTTATTTTCAGGAACTATTCGTGATAACATTGCCTATGGGATACCAGATGCTCCCCTTGCAGATGTAATTACAGCCGCTAAATTTGCTCAAATTCACGACTTTATTCTGAGTCTGCCTGATACTTATGATACTGTAATTGGTGAACGCGGACTCGGCTTATCAGGAGGACAAAAACAAAGAATTACCATTGCTCGGATATTGCTCAACGACTACAAAATTTTGATTGTAGATGATAGCCTTTCTGCAGTTGATGCGAAGACAGCAGCATTAATTCAAGAATCCTTCCAAATTCTCATACAACAGCGTCAACACACCATAATTTTTATCACGCAACGCATTAATAACATTGTCAAAAGTGCTGATCAAATTTTTGTCATTGATCAAGGTAAATTAGTCGCTCTCAAACCTTCAGAAATCTAGACACTACAAATTTCATCTATGCTCAGAAGAAGTAACATTTTTGAATCAGCAGCCAAAGTAAATGCACCATTACCTGTGATGCGTCGCTTTAGTAATTACTTTCGTCCATATATCAAAGATATTCCCCTGATTATTGGCTTAATTATTATTAGTTCGATTACCCAAGCAATTGCACCTCTACTTACTGGTTGGTCGGTAGATAATTTGATAATTAAAGGTGATGTATTCGGGCTAGCACGGATGCTAGTTGTGTTAACAATCCTCTACATAATTGGGTTTTTATCAAATCGCCATTTAATTGTGAGAGTTGGCGTGATCATGCAGCATTTGCTAGCACAATTACGCCAAGACATTATGAATAAATTACAAACATTACCCCTCAGCTTTTTTGACCAAAGTAAAGCCGGGGATTTAATGAGTCGGCTGCTGAGTGATGTCAATACTTTAAATCAAGTCTTTAGTCCCGTTTTACCGCAAGTAATTGGCAGTTTTTTCGGCTTATTAGTTAGTGCTATGTTCATGCTTTCAATTAACTGGCAATTAGGCTTATTTGTTAACTTAATGCTACCAGTTATGTTACTGACCACCGTCTTGTTTGCTCGGTTAGCCAGGGAAAAATTTCGTGTTACCAGACAAACAATTTCCCAACTTTCAATTAACTTAGAAGAAAATATTAGCAATATCCAAGAAGTTCAAGTATTTAACCGCGCCCAAATCAACATTCAAGAGTTTCGCAAACTGAACGCAGATAACCGCAATGCAAATATTCAAGCCACAGCAATTACTGCTGCTTTCCTACCAATAATAGATTTATTTAATACAGTTACTTTAGGAATTGTTTTAGCTTGTGGTGGCTACTTTGTCTATAAAAATAGCATGACAGTGGGAGCAGTCACCGCATTTTTATTTTACGTCCAGCAATTTTTTCAACCCATCCAATTAATCAGTAATTTCTACACCCAAGCACAATCCGGATTAGCCGGATTAGAAAGGATTTTCTTGCTTTTAGATCAACCAGTCCAACTTCAAGACGCCACAGATGCGATCGCTATGCCCCCAATTCAAGGTAAAGTTCAATTTGAACATGTAAACTTTGAGTACAAATCTGGGCAAAAAGTTTTAGATGATGTCACCTTTGATGCCGAACCAGGACAAGCGATCGCTTTAGTGGGCGCCACCGGTGCAGGGAAAACTACCATAATTAGCCTGCTTTCTCGCTTTTATGACGTGTCAGGAGGCGCTATTAAAATTGATGGAATAGATGTGAGAAAAATTACACAAGCAAGTTTGCGGCGTCAAATTGGTATTGTCTCCCAAGATACCATCATTTTTAGCTGCAGCGTTGCTGAAAATATCGCCTTTGGCAACCCCCAAGCTACCACAGCAGAGATTGAAACAGCCGCCAAAATTGCAAATATTCATGAATTTATCTTGACCTTACCCCAAGGCTACGCCACACAATTAGGAGAACGGGGGATAAATCTCAGCAAAGGACAACAACAATTAATCAGCATCGCCCGCGCAGTTTTAGTCAATCCGCGCATCTTGATTTTGGATGAAGCCACTAGTAATATTGACAGCCAAACAGAGAGTTTAGTCCAAAAAGCGATCGCTAATTTATTACCAGGTCGCACCAGTTTTATTATTGCTCACCGTCTGGCGACTGTCACCAACGCCGACAAGGTATTAGTCATCCACCAAGGACAAATCGTTGAACAAGGTACACACATACAATTAATAGAGCAAAAGGGAATCTACGCCAACCTTTATTCTCTACAATTAACTAATAATATTCAGATCTTTGTTGCTGTCCTCCAGAAAGTTGATTAGGGCGGTTAAACATCCTTTCAGCTAATCCTACTTTGACCAAAGCTTGTTGAGCGCGATCGCGGCGTTCATGCTGAGGAATATTCGCATAAACCATCGGTAACATAACATTTTCCATAGCCGTTGAACGAGGTAATAAATTAAATTGTTGAAAAACAAAACCTATTCTTTGATTGCGAATATACGCTAATTCATCAACGCCCACCGATCGCACAATAGGGAAACACTTGTAAATCAGCCGTAATCCCTTGACTGTGATAAAGATTTTTCAATTCGTCGAATGATTTAAACGTCCCATCTGCATTGAAAGTTAAAATGTGCTCAACATGTACCGCACCGGGAATGTGTCCAGTGAGTTCACCTGCTTTTGGTGGTTATACTGCGCCTAGACCTCGAAAGAGTATACTTTATTAATTATGATTGCCTTACAAGCTCTATTCCATGAAATTGCTCAAGCTCAAGATGAACAGACATTGCGTTTGCACATATCTGCACACATGAGCGAGTATTTTTCAGCAACACGATGTGGGCTGTTTTTCTTGACCCAAACTTCTCTCATTGGCAATAATCAGGCTCTATCGCCTCAATACAACCCCGTTGTCCGCTACTTAATAGAACGCCACGCCCCTGTTCATGAAGCCTTAGTCGTAGAACCCAAGACATGGAAGCTGATTTGTCCCCGTCCTGATCATCGACACGTCATGGCGGGGCCAATCGTCAGTAGTGGTCAATTAATTGGTGTACTAGGTTTTACCCGTAAACAAGGAATGGCTGCATTCAATTCACAAAATCTCACAGATTTAAGTGCGCTGTGTCTGCACATTTCCGCATGGGTAGGAAAAATGCGATCGCCACACCTACCATTACACACAGAACGCTTAACACCTCGTGAAATGCAAATTGCTTCCCTAGTCGCCCAAGGACAAACCAACGCAGAAATTAGTGCAGAACTTTGGATTACAGAAAACTCAGTCAAACAAGCCTTAAAAAGAATATTTCGCAAACTTGATGTCTCATCTCGAACTCAAATGATCGCCAAGCTTTCCACAACTATAAAATAAATAACTCACAAAAACCTCGGCGTTAAAAACTTAATTTTGCCTCCCCGTAATTATAAACGCTGCCCAATAATCAGGATGACTGTAAAGCTTTTGATGAGGTGGAATTTTACTACTTCTATATAATTGCGTGGCGATATACGCTCTAATTCTCAATTCATCCGGCTGGAGATTATTCAATAAATCCTCATACCATTGTGTCAGTTCCGAAGCCGTCAGTTCTCTGAGCCATGTCGTCGCTTCATTTAGTGCTGTAGCTGCAGATTTACCCGGCTGTAATCGGCGATAAAACTCAATAATTACTAAAGCATTAGCAAAAGATTCCACAGTCCATAGAGTACTAACAACTTGGCTAACTCCCCGACTCATCAACCCCGTGACGATACTAACAGCTTCACTGTGGATAATTTGGTTGCTAGTAATAGTTGTTTCGCAAGCTGGGAGAGTGGCGAGGTTATAGCTAATGAGGTTTTGTTTGCAGATTTCTGCGAGGGTAAGTTTGTCTTCACCTGCTAAGATAAACTCTGATTTTTTTGGCTCCTGATAATTATTAATTACATAACCCATAAAATGCCAGATATTATAATCATCCAATAATGCCTTTTCTACAGTATTTTTATCAGCTTGAGTTCCACAAATACTATGCAAATTCTTAAACATCTGACTGACAATTTCCGATTGCAGTTTGGCAAATTTCAATGCTGGATAATCATTACCATAAGGATATTCAATATTCAGTAATATTTGGTGCTGTTTATGCCATTGCGGTTCTGTTGGCAGAGTTAAGCCGATTTGCACACTTGGTAAATAACTAATAGTTAAATTAGACTCTTCACTCAGCAATTTTTCTTCTGAGCTAAGAGACATTTGAAACAGTGCGTGGAGAGGTAATTTGTGTAAATCGCGGTGAGGAATTAAAATTAGTTGGGTGATACCTTCCAGTTCCTGTTTAATTGTGGAAATGCTGAGAATATCTTTTAGCTGTAATAGTTTTTGTTGCAGATTTAATTGCCAAGAGTCGTTATTTTTCTGGCGATATTCTTGATATTGTTTTTGCCAATCTTCTAACCATTCTTCAAATGCAATTAAGCGTCTAGCGGCTTCGGATAGAGGTAATTCAGATTGCAGACTGATGGGAGCTATCCCTTGGTGTATGATACCGATATCTTGTATGGGTGTGAATAACAAAATGGGTGAAGGCGTTCCATCTTTGAGAATAAAGGTGTGGAGAGCAGTTGGGCTAATATGCCAGTAAATAATTGCTGTGGTGGGGTTAAGTAGCTGTTGAACTGAGCGATATTGTGGTGAATAAATCTCTTCGCACCAACCAAATAATAGCCAAGTTAAACAGGCGTTTTTGCCTTGTTCGGCAATTTCCCAAGCTTCTACTAAATCGCCATATTCTACAGCTAAATCAACTGTCAATTGCCCAAAGCCTGCAAATTTCAGCGCTAATTGTTTCTTACTCTCATCGAACCGAGTTGATTCGCTGAGTAATTGTTGTAATAAATCGATACCATATTGTTGCAGTTCTTGTGCTTGTGTGGTTTGTCCCAAGCCTACATGTACTTTCACTAAGGATTGCAATATTTCCAGATGCAATTGGGGAAAGTCTTCTCTGGTGATGGTGAGCAGTGCCTGATTATACTCAGTTACGGCTTGATACCAATCATGACGGGATGTGTAGTTTTTCTTGCCATGATCGCAGTATGTATTGCCGATCGCTAAATGCAATCTTCCCCAGCCTTCAGGATGGGTATCTGGGCGGACGTATTTTAAACCTTCTTCATAGCTGGCTAATTTCCCTGGGTAGCCTGTTTGTTTTAAGGCGGGGTTCGTGGCGGTGATGGCGGTGAATAAACCGGCGAGGGCGTCTGACTTAACTAAACTACCTGCAGCGGTTCCCCGTCCAATCCAAGCTTCCCAGTAGTCGAATTTGATTTGCAGAGCGCTGTCGTAGGAGGCGATCGCTTCCGCAAATTGTTGCAAATAGAACAAAGCGACTGCTTGATTATACCAAGCCAAGTGAAAATCTGGTTTAATGGCGATCGCTCG is a genomic window of Fortiea contorta PCC 7126 containing:
- a CDS encoding AMP-binding protein — its product is MANASPKARAVEMDWNSPASIVYTSGTTGFPKGATLSHGNIVSNISAHNRCCGMHQSDIPLLSLSIDKNL
- a CDS encoding ABC transporter transmembrane domain-containing protein; protein product: MQQHDQWFLDLIENAGGKLIFATPEEHDEMMVVVQAIRHFATLNLGVFLATENVNIQRSLDFSTPLYQQEISIISRLIAQSAPMVADIMLATQSRREAIARLADTTNRLAQLVTQGNRDALISELQKLQSFFAAAVGDSFYRPSTTHTPIKQVQLMKPKSDVPIEALRRILLMLRKYPVMVLGAIASLLMLTGSNILAPQLIRWGIDAGIAKNNLQVIVSCGGLIILVALIRGLFNFGQSFLAETVSQSIAYDLRNTFFSQTQYLSLSYHDRTPTSQLLTRINNDIEQIRVFIGATILQIFGAAIVLCSSVTILLLMNWKLTLIALVIIPISFTILGGFFRKNAYLFRNAQQQLEELNAVLKENLLGVRAVKAFVRQETEIKRYAVANEDFRTTSIKTIYALRDTFPIIFLTSNLIAVVIFGYGGLEVISRSFSIGELVAFNAYLVFIIQPIFQTTFAFQSVAQAAASAARVYEVIDAEIEVREAPDAIYLQKCAGKISFKNVDFRYPEVKENTLNNIYLEILPGQTVAILGMTGAGKSTIAKLIPRFYDATQGIVKVDDYDVRSLNLNSLRSHIGFISQEASLFSGTIRDNIAYGIPDAPLADVITAAKFAQIHDFILSLPDTYDTVIGERGLGLSGGQKQRITIARILLNDYKILIVDDSLSAVDAKTAALIQESFQILIQQRQHTIIFITQRINNIVKSADQIFVIDQGKLVALKPSEI
- a CDS encoding ABC transporter ATP-binding protein, whose translation is MLRRSNIFESAAKVNAPLPVMRRFSNYFRPYIKDIPLIIGLIIISSITQAIAPLLTGWSVDNLIIKGDVFGLARMLVVLTILYIIGFLSNRHLIVRVGVIMQHLLAQLRQDIMNKLQTLPLSFFDQSKAGDLMSRLLSDVNTLNQVFSPVLPQVIGSFFGLLVSAMFMLSINWQLGLFVNLMLPVMLLTTVLFARLAREKFRVTRQTISQLSINLEENISNIQEVQVFNRAQINIQEFRKLNADNRNANIQATAITAAFLPIIDLFNTVTLGIVLACGGYFVYKNSMTVGAVTAFLFYVQQFFQPIQLISNFYTQAQSGLAGLERIFLLLDQPVQLQDATDAIAMPPIQGKVQFEHVNFEYKSGQKVLDDVTFDAEPGQAIALVGATGAGKTTIISLLSRFYDVSGGAIKIDGIDVRKITQASLRRQIGIVSQDTIIFSCSVAENIAFGNPQATTAEIETAAKIANIHEFILTLPQGYATQLGERGINLSKGQQQLISIARAVLVNPRILILDEATSNIDSQTESLVQKAIANLLPGRTSFIIAHRLATVTNADKVLVIHQGQIVEQGTHIQLIEQKGIYANLYSLQLTNNIQIFVAVLQKVD
- a CDS encoding LuxR C-terminal-related transcriptional regulator — translated: MIALQALFHEIAQAQDEQTLRLHISAHMSEYFSATRCGLFFLTQTSLIGNNQALSPQYNPVVRYLIERHAPVHEALVVEPKTWKLICPRPDHRHVMAGPIVSSGQLIGVLGFTRKQGMAAFNSQNLTDLSALCLHISAWVGKMRSPHLPLHTERLTPREMQIASLVAQGQTNAEISAELWITENSVKQALKRIFRKLDVSSRTQMIAKLSTTIK
- a CDS encoding tetratricopeptide repeat protein: MHSLHAVSRRKVVVSLPELTNADLELMFTQLLEGVYQGRGKQWAVKYLQRMENRITDERWLNWLLIFGEKLLNSPAPNLQLATRMVQLGELGIGKIGELAYDIGIRLLTRNLATQYEDEDLEEVEIVEIITPQETVLNFPDNHIPDEILLNTPGQELLRNFGEQLWNYEEQEGDTIAPVPKYIAMEEEWTGNLGEVLSAYEEETSDIATTPNNSLIPGDEDAIANLFELLTTPQAAPDDNTIIPTSVFPPLKPESEPEINAVADAPTRPTEQEDITHLFDLLREPEADTVTPAEPTAAEEEAIAHLFDFLREADTITPADSPTPPTQEEEEAIAHLLDLLKEPEADTIISVDSPSPTTAQSEEEIAYLFDLLKEPDVITTEPVEETWDTSLAKLEPNVAGTLDELLVRLDQSTNLVQELASELAIYRSSTSLVTEQESDRAQSLFYQGLQQAKTGDLSGAIASYDQAIKLQPHFYEYWFNRGLTLFHIGEFTEAIASYDQAIEIKPDFYKAWYNRGGVLGELGEFDAAIASFERAIEIKPDAAESWSSRGLALLKLGLVGEAIASYDQALALQPSEQDNWYYRGIALGVCEQYAEAIASYDKALEIQPDYYEVWIDRGVVLFNLGQWSEAIASWDNALSIQADFYLAWYNRGVALDNLGRREEAIESYRRAIAIKPDFHLAWYNQAVALFYLQQFAEAIASYDSALQIKFDYWEAWIGRGTAAGSLVKSDALAGLFTAITATNPALKQTGYPGKLASYEEGLKYVRPDTHPEGWGRLHLAIGNTYCDHGKKNYTSRHDWYQAVTEYNQALLTITREDFPQLHLEILQSLVKVHVGLGQTTQAQELQQYGIDLLQQLLSESTRFDESKKQLALKFAGFGQLTVDLAVEYGDLVEAWEIAEQGKNACLTWLLFGWCEEIYSPQYRSVQQLLNPTTAIIYWHISPTALHTFILKDGTPSPILLFTPIQDIGIIHQGIAPISLQSELPLSEAARRLIAFEEWLEDWQKQYQEYRQKNNDSWQLNLQQKLLQLKDILSISTIKQELEGITQLILIPHRDLHKLPLHALFQMSLSSEEKLLSEESNLTISYLPSVQIGLTLPTEPQWHKQHQILLNIEYPYGNDYPALKFAKLQSEIVSQMFKNLHSICGTQADKNTVEKALLDDYNIWHFMGYVINNYQEPKKSEFILAGEDKLTLAEICKQNLISYNLATLPACETTITSNQIIHSEAVSIVTGLMSRGVSQVVSTLWTVESFANALVIIEFYRRLQPGKSAATALNEATTWLRELTASELTQWYEDLLNNLQPDELRIRAYIATQLYRSSKIPPHQKLYSHPDYWAAFIITGRQN